A region of Sphingobium baderi DNA encodes the following proteins:
- a CDS encoding aspartate-semialdehyde dehydrogenase: MGYKVVVVGATGNVGREMLTILAEREFPIDEIAAVASPRSHGTDVDFGDTGKTLKCKNIEHFDFAGWDIALFAAGSGPTAEYAPKAAAAGCVVIDNSSLYRMDPDVPLIVPEVNPDAIDGYKKKNIIANPNCSTAQMVVALKPLHDAATIKRVVVATYQSVSGAGKAGMDELFEQSRNIFVGDPAEAKKFTKQIAFNVIPHIDVFLDDGSTKEEWKMVAETKKILDPKIKVTATCVRVPVFVGHSEALNIEFEKEISAKEAQDILREAPGVMLVDKREDGGYVTPVECVGDYATFISRVREDSTVDNGLSLWCVSDNLRKGAALNAVQIAELLGRRHLKKG; this comes from the coding sequence ATGGGTTACAAGGTCGTCGTCGTTGGTGCCACGGGCAATGTGGGCCGCGAGATGCTGACCATTCTCGCCGAACGCGAGTTCCCGATTGACGAGATCGCGGCGGTTGCTTCGCCCCGGTCGCATGGCACCGACGTTGATTTCGGTGACACTGGCAAGACACTCAAATGCAAGAATATTGAACATTTCGACTTCGCCGGATGGGACATCGCCCTGTTCGCCGCAGGCTCCGGCCCGACGGCTGAATATGCGCCCAAGGCGGCGGCGGCGGGCTGCGTCGTGATCGACAATTCGTCGCTCTACCGCATGGACCCGGACGTGCCCCTGATCGTGCCCGAAGTGAACCCGGACGCCATCGACGGCTACAAGAAGAAGAACATCATCGCCAATCCCAACTGCTCCACCGCGCAGATGGTCGTGGCGCTCAAACCCCTGCATGACGCAGCCACGATCAAGCGTGTCGTCGTCGCCACCTATCAGTCGGTTTCCGGCGCGGGCAAGGCGGGCATGGACGAACTGTTCGAACAGTCGCGCAACATCTTCGTCGGCGATCCGGCGGAGGCGAAGAAGTTCACCAAGCAGATCGCCTTCAACGTGATCCCGCATATCGACGTTTTCCTGGACGACGGTTCGACCAAGGAAGAATGGAAGATGGTCGCGGAAACCAAGAAGATCCTCGATCCCAAGATCAAGGTCACGGCGACTTGCGTCCGTGTCCCCGTCTTCGTGGGCCACTCCGAAGCGTTGAACATCGAGTTCGAGAAGGAAATATCGGCCAAGGAAGCGCAGGATATCCTGCGCGAGGCGCCCGGCGTGATGCTCGTCGACAAGCGCGAGGATGGCGGTTACGTCACCCCGGTCGAGTGTGTGGGCGATTATGCCACCTTCATCAGCCGCGTACGCGAGGATTCAACCGTTGATAACGGCCTCTCGCTCTGGTGCGTCAGCGACAACCTCCGCAAGGGCGCGGCGCTCAACGCGGTGCAGATTGCGGAACTGCTAGGCCGCCGCCACCTGAAAAAGGGCTAA
- a CDS encoding amidase yields MMTMTRRDFAKGAAGATAGILAPAAVSAAIPAAGSNDLHWATATDLRDRIARKDVSVTEVVQHFLDRADTLDKTLHVYATLDRAGALEQARAADAAIARGDRLGALHGVPIAVKDHIPVAGLKGHQVGDKPAAISRNDHFGVERLRKSGAIIMGTNSMLGAGGGGALAGEGIFKPFNWDAEARSPWDTSRVPGWSSSGGAAAVAAGMLPVAIGSDGGGSTRLPAAYSGVVGMHPTGGLIPELDYTKPRPPAGITVGPLTRSVRDAALVTQVMAGPDGRDPFSIQTEPDDFLAGIDRGVKGMRLAWTDDFGFTERYAGPESARVIALCRAEAAKMGSLGANVAETKEVWDDIMPNRMAQWLAFYPTEGLPLPPPEVMQAGFEARGRNWDRFRKLFATHDLILSATSQLITRPIAEWEAGWTTDGPKYPGGSFMGSYCSHTDMFNWLKFPAISVPCGFVDGFPVGLQIAGPPGSEAKIFRAAQTYQAAFPRNERPKVS; encoded by the coding sequence ATGATGACGATGACAAGGCGGGATTTCGCAAAAGGTGCAGCGGGCGCGACCGCTGGCATATTGGCGCCGGCGGCCGTGAGCGCGGCAATCCCTGCGGCTGGGAGTAACGATCTCCATTGGGCCACGGCAACCGACCTTCGCGATCGGATCGCGCGCAAGGATGTATCGGTGACGGAGGTTGTGCAGCACTTCCTCGACCGTGCCGACACGCTCGACAAGACGCTTCACGTCTATGCCACGCTCGATCGAGCCGGAGCGCTGGAGCAGGCCAGGGCAGCCGATGCGGCGATTGCCCGCGGCGATCGGTTGGGGGCGCTTCACGGCGTTCCCATCGCGGTCAAGGATCATATTCCGGTTGCGGGCCTTAAAGGACATCAGGTGGGCGATAAGCCTGCCGCGATATCCCGGAATGATCATTTCGGCGTCGAGCGTCTCAGAAAATCCGGTGCTATCATCATGGGCACCAACAGCATGCTCGGTGCAGGCGGCGGTGGTGCGCTGGCAGGCGAAGGCATTTTCAAACCCTTCAACTGGGACGCGGAAGCCCGCAGCCCCTGGGACACCAGCCGTGTGCCCGGCTGGTCGAGTTCCGGCGGCGCAGCGGCCGTGGCCGCCGGCATGCTGCCGGTTGCCATCGGATCGGACGGCGGCGGCTCCACCAGGCTACCGGCAGCCTATAGCGGCGTCGTGGGCATGCATCCGACCGGCGGGTTGATCCCCGAACTCGATTATACCAAACCACGTCCGCCCGCTGGTATCACGGTCGGTCCGCTCACCCGCAGCGTCCGCGATGCTGCGCTGGTGACACAGGTGATGGCAGGCCCCGATGGCCGCGATCCCTTTTCGATCCAGACCGAGCCCGATGATTTCCTGGCAGGGATCGACAGGGGCGTGAAAGGCATGCGCTTGGCCTGGACCGACGATTTCGGTTTCACAGAGCGCTATGCCGGGCCCGAAAGCGCCCGGGTGATCGCACTGTGCCGGGCCGAAGCCGCAAAAATGGGTTCGCTCGGCGCCAACGTCGCGGAAACGAAGGAAGTTTGGGATGACATCATGCCCAACCGCATGGCGCAGTGGCTCGCTTTCTACCCAACCGAAGGGTTGCCGCTGCCGCCGCCCGAGGTAATGCAAGCCGGTTTCGAGGCGCGCGGCCGTAACTGGGACCGCTTCCGCAAGCTGTTTGCGACGCATGACCTGATCCTTTCAGCGACATCGCAGCTCATCACCCGCCCGATTGCCGAATGGGAAGCGGGCTGGACCACCGATGGCCCCAAATATCCGGGTGGAAGCTTCATGGGTAGCTATTGCAGCCACACCGATATGTTCAACTGGCTGAAATTCCCCGCCATCTCGGTTCCCTGCGGTTTCGTCGACGGCTTTCCAGTGGGTCTACAGATTGCCGGCCCTCCGGGTAGCGAGGCGAAAATCTTTCGCGCCGCCCAGACCTATCAAGCGGCTTTCCCGCGCAATGAGCGTCCCAAGGTAAGTTAA
- a CDS encoding tannase/feruloyl esterase family alpha/beta hydrolase: MQKISLFITSALAIASASAVAADSPPPTSAEPKAQCSVDALQKIAPQGTNILSADQLQMPTPFCKIVGTAKATKPDSTINFTLSLPTNEWNGRYYFMGLGGAAGFMPPANPKLLGAGFAVAVTDTGHQGTILDWSFAKDNPTAMLDHAHRAGHVTAVATQALTRAFYGAQKMYRYMLGCSGGGRMTEQAIERYPDDFDGAVVGAPGLGWDPSWFTWTTQQIFRTPNAWVAPAKLALIERTVIKQCASPNGLVADPNSCGFDPASLLCKGGDGPNCLTKDEVDTVKAIALGPPAVYPGRPRNGFALTNPTGWTQFFMGATRPVKGQANPWAPSPPTAGYIIANSFMRDMFIRDPKLDVIDGFSFDNPADVKRLAEGYDWADLSPRHPEKLSAFKAKGGKVIYWHGIADPGIPVSEIITHYNDLQQSVPGSSDFARLFLAPGTYHCGGGMGPQDVPDRALEKLIAWRERDIAPDTIVGTGPSVPEGLPEGMPGRPAPDAMISPTRTVLMCAYPKTAKFNGRPGDFGFDAGNYSCVDPK; encoded by the coding sequence ATGCAAAAGATCAGTCTTTTTATTACCTCCGCCCTGGCCATCGCATCCGCGAGTGCCGTGGCGGCGGACAGTCCTCCCCCCACCTCCGCAGAACCCAAGGCGCAATGCAGCGTCGATGCGCTCCAGAAAATCGCGCCCCAGGGCACCAACATCCTGAGCGCCGATCAACTGCAGATGCCGACGCCTTTTTGCAAGATTGTCGGAACCGCCAAGGCGACCAAGCCCGACTCCACGATCAATTTCACTCTCTCGCTGCCCACTAACGAATGGAACGGCCGCTATTATTTCATGGGTCTGGGCGGGGCTGCCGGTTTTATGCCGCCTGCCAACCCCAAGCTGCTTGGCGCGGGCTTCGCCGTAGCCGTGACGGATACGGGACATCAGGGCACGATCCTCGACTGGAGTTTTGCAAAGGATAATCCGACCGCGATGCTGGACCACGCCCATCGGGCCGGTCATGTCACCGCTGTCGCGACGCAGGCTTTGACGCGGGCCTTTTATGGCGCTCAGAAAATGTATCGCTATATGCTCGGCTGCTCGGGCGGCGGCCGGATGACCGAGCAGGCTATCGAACGCTATCCCGACGATTTCGATGGCGCTGTCGTGGGGGCGCCGGGGCTGGGATGGGACCCGTCCTGGTTCACCTGGACCACGCAGCAGATATTCCGCACGCCTAATGCCTGGGTTGCGCCCGCCAAGCTGGCGCTGATCGAGCGGACTGTCATCAAGCAATGTGCGTCACCCAATGGGCTGGTCGCAGACCCCAATAGCTGCGGCTTCGACCCGGCATCCTTGCTGTGCAAAGGAGGCGATGGCCCCAACTGCCTCACCAAGGATGAAGTAGATACCGTCAAGGCGATCGCCCTTGGCCCGCCCGCGGTATATCCCGGTCGGCCACGCAATGGATTTGCGCTTACCAATCCTACCGGCTGGACACAGTTCTTCATGGGCGCCACCCGGCCCGTTAAGGGGCAGGCCAATCCCTGGGCGCCGTCGCCCCCAACGGCAGGCTACATCATCGCGAACAGCTTCATGCGCGATATGTTCATCCGTGACCCCAAGCTGGACGTGATCGACGGATTCAGTTTCGACAATCCAGCAGACGTCAAGCGGCTGGCCGAAGGCTATGATTGGGCGGACCTGTCCCCCCGTCATCCGGAAAAACTCTCGGCCTTCAAGGCAAAGGGCGGCAAGGTAATCTATTGGCACGGCATCGCTGACCCCGGAATCCCGGTCAGCGAGATCATCACCCATTACAACGACCTTCAACAGTCCGTCCCCGGCAGCAGCGATTTCGCACGGCTGTTTCTGGCACCGGGAACATATCACTGCGGAGGAGGCATGGGACCGCAGGACGTCCCCGATCGCGCACTTGAAAAGCTTATCGCCTGGCGTGAGCGCGACATTGCGCCCGACACTATCGTTGGCACAGGCCCCAGCGTGCCAGAGGGCTTGCCCGAGGGTATGCCTGGACGCCCGGCTCCCGATGCCATGATTTCCCCGACCCGCACGGTGTTGATGTGCGCCTATCCCAAAACAGCGAAATTCAACGGACGACCGGGCGATTTCGGTTTCGATGCAGGCAATTACAGCTGCGTCGATCCCAAGTGA
- a CDS encoding TonB-dependent siderophore receptor, with translation MLAARSLALCGVALLALSANATARAEDQLAASPENSNDAQDSIVVTAANAGTKTETPLIELPQPIKVISSHQYLSQGAISISDTVKYAAGVLANPYGRDTRVDGFNVRGIDALQFRDGMRDIFSYYASITSDPYNFDRVEIVRGPASVLFGQGSIGGLVNLVSKTPGFETRGEISMVYGSFDRKEALGDVNVALTDNLAIRAVGRVRDADTYIDHVPDDRVMFAPSIRWQPTPDTDIVLTGLYQEDDTGSTSQFLPIVGTFRPNEAYPSGRLGQYAFVGKPGWDRYNGRSLQGGGSITHSFSDAVRLSLKARYIDSNLEYFTHYTDSYTNPTNPFDTDGRTIGLYADASDARMNVFSTDNNLQFTFNTGANIEHKLLVGVDYSWNKVGKRYAGGVETIDLYEIDRDALLTYYPTGPFVYESQKQLGVYVQDQIRFFDRVSVVLGARRDHVTGSSGQKDNATTFRAGIIGEMGAGISPFFSYTESFLPVAGSIQNVDGTIGSPYRPQTGTQFEAGVKWQPAPNTLVTVTAFHIKERNRLLYLAGNATTQSGELTTKGFEVEASHTLPGNFELLANYGYSKLKSEVNTSLDYMPRHTASIWSTKTFGLADAAQLRLGGGVVYSGKSISTSSLWSIVTPSRTTVDALAEINWQSWRFAVNATNLLNNKYYASCLARGDCFVGAPRNVMGTVGYRF, from the coding sequence ATGCTCGCTGCTCGCTCGCTTGCTCTTTGCGGAGTCGCGCTTCTGGCCTTGTCGGCGAACGCCACCGCGCGGGCGGAAGATCAGCTCGCCGCTTCTCCTGAAAATTCAAACGACGCACAGGATAGCATCGTCGTCACCGCCGCTAATGCCGGCACGAAAACGGAAACGCCGCTCATCGAACTCCCTCAGCCAATCAAGGTTATCTCTTCCCACCAATATCTTTCGCAGGGCGCGATCAGCATCAGCGATACGGTGAAGTATGCCGCAGGCGTGCTCGCCAATCCTTATGGTCGCGACACCCGCGTCGACGGTTTCAACGTGCGTGGCATCGATGCCCTGCAGTTCCGTGACGGCATGCGCGATATCTTTTCCTATTATGCCAGCATCACATCCGACCCCTATAATTTCGACCGCGTTGAGATCGTGCGTGGTCCGGCCTCCGTGCTTTTCGGCCAGGGTTCGATCGGCGGCCTCGTCAATCTCGTCTCCAAGACGCCGGGGTTCGAGACGCGCGGTGAAATCAGCATGGTTTACGGCAGTTTCGACCGCAAAGAAGCGTTGGGTGACGTTAACGTCGCACTGACCGACAATCTGGCGATCCGCGCGGTCGGCCGTGTCCGCGATGCCGATACCTATATCGATCATGTTCCCGACGACCGCGTGATGTTCGCGCCCTCGATTCGCTGGCAACCGACCCCTGACACCGACATTGTCCTGACCGGCCTCTATCAGGAAGACGACACCGGTTCGACCTCTCAATTCCTGCCGATCGTCGGCACTTTCCGCCCGAACGAGGCCTATCCTTCTGGTCGGCTCGGCCAATATGCCTTCGTCGGCAAGCCCGGCTGGGACCGCTATAATGGCCGTTCGCTTCAGGGCGGCGGCTCCATCACCCACAGCTTCTCCGATGCAGTCCGGCTCAGCCTCAAGGCGCGTTATATCGACAGCAATCTTGAATATTTTACCCATTATACCGACAGCTACACCAATCCAACCAATCCCTTCGACACAGATGGTCGAACCATCGGCCTCTATGCAGACGCCAGCGATGCGCGGATGAACGTCTTCTCGACCGATAACAATCTCCAGTTCACCTTTAACACGGGCGCAAATATCGAGCATAAGCTGCTCGTCGGCGTCGACTATAGCTGGAACAAGGTCGGCAAACGCTACGCCGGCGGGGTTGAGACGATCGACCTCTACGAGATCGATCGGGATGCGCTGCTGACCTACTATCCAACCGGCCCTTTCGTCTATGAATCGCAGAAGCAGCTCGGCGTCTATGTGCAGGATCAGATTCGCTTCTTCGATCGCGTCTCGGTCGTGCTGGGCGCCCGCCGTGACCATGTCACCGGTTCGTCGGGCCAAAAAGACAATGCCACGACTTTCCGCGCCGGCATCATCGGTGAAATGGGTGCCGGCATCTCGCCCTTCTTCAGCTATACCGAGAGCTTTCTGCCGGTCGCAGGTTCCATCCAGAATGTCGACGGCACCATCGGTTCTCCCTACCGGCCCCAGACCGGCACCCAATTCGAGGCAGGGGTGAAATGGCAGCCCGCGCCAAACACATTGGTGACGGTCACCGCCTTCCACATCAAGGAGCGCAACCGCCTACTCTATCTGGCGGGCAATGCGACGACCCAGTCGGGCGAACTGACGACCAAGGGCTTTGAAGTTGAGGCAAGCCACACCCTGCCCGGCAATTTCGAACTGCTCGCCAATTATGGCTACAGCAAGCTCAAGTCTGAAGTGAACACCAGTCTCGACTATATGCCGCGCCACACGGCGTCGATCTGGTCGACCAAGACGTTCGGCCTCGCCGACGCGGCCCAGCTGCGCCTGGGTGGCGGCGTGGTCTATAGTGGCAAGAGCATATCGACCAGCTCGCTCTGGTCGATCGTCACCCCGTCTCGCACTACGGTTGATGCTCTGGCGGAGATCAACTGGCAGAGCTGGCGCTTTGCAGTCAACGCGACCAACCTGCTCAACAACAAATATTATGCCTCTTGCCTTGCACGCGGCGACTGTTTCGTAGGTGCGCCCCGCAATGTCATGGGCACGGTCGGCTATCGCTTCTGA
- a CDS encoding TonB-dependent receptor, with protein sequence MNHRFQVGLAALATCLAGQPALAQQSSPAQLSSDLSGDIIVTARRQSERLQDVPISIIAIDGDTLNERNVKTLNDLPAVAAGLSVQNTASNRNDTTFSIRGQGQTFGQNSPGVVTYFADVPDFGKQFFDLENVQVLKGPQGTLFGRNTTGGAVLFVPRKPGNEFSGYVIGRLGSYDRHDLEFAMGGALIPDQLMVRLSGQILRRDGFTKNLFDNSRTDNERKTSFRASVVIQPFEWLENYFIYQYTHINEAGSGAAIAGFTPASLNPNIAPLEGQLTTYLAEQLARGPRTINVNFPLGNGLKSKGFVNTTTAKINDNISVKNIFSRRLFKQKTDYDIDGTPLPILDVSNPYQSDFNIERTEEVQLHGEFGMLTGTIGYYDEYFKSPPSVGFDTVQYVLVPFGGPIRAFAIGNSKNTSKAGYAQFDLRPTDGLTLTAGIRRTKDFRSSTSATTLVPFPGVEIPLGGATVSGTFKATTWNLNALYEINRDINVYASVRKGYKSGGFNSTALNPADRFFAPETVTDYEIGLKSQWQLGGWQLRANVDLFYDDYKNIQRFVNLNTTPASTVTRNAAAGKIKGVDVDLVVKPVKWFDVAVKYTYLDAKYDSYTDPSLGDLSNSRFPNSPKHQLNVTPRITLPIPESLGNVTATANIYYQSLIAFDPVNRFNGNPIAALSVPGSIAPSYTKIDLRLDWRRIAGSGFSAAVFARNVTDKDYIVGGNNQLPTQFGTVAYLYGEPRMFGVEGRFEF encoded by the coding sequence ATGAATCATCGTTTTCAAGTTGGCCTGGCGGCGCTCGCTACCTGTCTGGCAGGGCAACCCGCGCTGGCGCAGCAAAGTTCGCCCGCGCAATTATCCTCCGATCTCAGCGGAGACATCATCGTTACCGCCCGGCGACAATCCGAACGGTTGCAGGACGTGCCCATTTCGATCATCGCCATTGATGGCGACACCCTGAACGAGCGCAACGTCAAGACGCTGAACGACCTGCCCGCAGTGGCCGCCGGTCTGAGCGTCCAGAACACCGCGTCCAACCGCAACGACACCACCTTTTCCATCCGTGGACAAGGCCAGACATTCGGTCAGAACTCGCCAGGCGTCGTCACCTATTTTGCGGATGTGCCCGATTTCGGAAAGCAGTTCTTCGACCTGGAAAATGTGCAGGTCCTCAAGGGGCCGCAGGGCACGCTATTCGGCCGTAACACCACAGGCGGCGCCGTATTGTTCGTGCCGCGCAAGCCCGGCAATGAGTTTTCCGGTTATGTGATCGGGCGTCTTGGTTCCTATGACCGGCACGATCTGGAATTCGCGATGGGCGGTGCGCTCATTCCCGATCAGCTCATGGTTCGCTTGTCAGGACAGATTCTGCGCCGTGATGGGTTCACCAAAAACCTGTTCGACAACTCACGCACGGACAATGAACGCAAAACCTCGTTCCGGGCCAGCGTCGTTATCCAGCCTTTTGAATGGCTGGAGAACTATTTCATCTATCAATATACCCATATCAATGAGGCAGGCTCCGGCGCCGCCATCGCCGGGTTCACGCCAGCTTCTCTCAATCCGAACATTGCCCCACTCGAAGGTCAGTTGACCACCTATCTGGCGGAACAGCTTGCGCGAGGGCCGCGCACAATCAATGTCAATTTCCCATTGGGCAATGGTCTCAAATCCAAGGGTTTCGTCAACACCACGACTGCTAAGATCAACGACAATATTTCGGTCAAGAACATCTTCAGCCGACGCTTGTTCAAGCAGAAGACCGACTATGATATCGACGGCACGCCATTGCCCATTCTGGACGTCAGCAATCCCTATCAATCCGATTTCAATATTGAACGTACCGAAGAAGTGCAACTGCACGGTGAATTCGGTATGCTGACCGGCACGATCGGCTATTATGACGAATATTTCAAATCGCCGCCCAGCGTTGGGTTCGACACGGTGCAATATGTGCTGGTGCCTTTCGGAGGGCCGATCAGGGCCTTTGCCATCGGCAACAGCAAAAACACCAGCAAGGCGGGTTATGCACAATTCGACCTCCGTCCGACCGACGGACTGACGCTTACCGCTGGTATACGCAGAACCAAGGATTTCCGCTCTTCGACCAGTGCAACGACGCTTGTGCCCTTCCCCGGCGTTGAAATTCCGCTGGGAGGCGCAACGGTCTCAGGCACGTTCAAGGCGACGACCTGGAATCTAAACGCCCTCTATGAGATTAATCGGGATATCAACGTCTACGCATCCGTCCGGAAGGGCTATAAATCCGGCGGCTTCAATTCCACTGCGCTTAATCCCGCTGACCGTTTTTTCGCGCCAGAAACCGTTACGGATTATGAGATCGGCCTGAAATCGCAATGGCAGCTTGGCGGGTGGCAGCTCAGAGCCAATGTCGACCTTTTCTATGACGACTACAAAAACATCCAGCGTTTCGTGAACCTCAATACGACGCCGGCGTCGACCGTCACCCGGAACGCGGCGGCAGGCAAGATCAAGGGAGTTGACGTCGATCTGGTGGTCAAACCTGTCAAATGGTTCGATGTGGCTGTCAAATATACCTATCTAGATGCTAAATATGACAGCTACACCGACCCTTCGCTTGGCGACCTGAGCAATAGCCGGTTTCCTAATTCGCCCAAGCATCAGCTCAATGTCACGCCGCGCATAACATTGCCTATACCGGAAAGCCTGGGGAACGTGACAGCAACGGCGAATATTTACTATCAAAGCCTGATCGCCTTCGATCCGGTGAACCGCTTTAACGGGAATCCCATAGCGGCGCTCAGCGTTCCTGGCTCCATCGCGCCGTCCTATACCAAGATAGACCTGCGTCTCGACTGGCGGCGTATCGCCGGCAGTGGCTTCAGCGCCGCGGTGTTCGCCCGCAACGTCACCGACAAGGACTATATCGTCGGCGGCAATAATCAGCTCCCCACCCAGTTCGGGACGGTCGCCTATCTCTATGGCGAACCGCGCATGTTCGGCGTGGAAGGACGCTTTGAATTCTGA
- a CDS encoding SDR family NAD(P)-dependent oxidoreductase, with protein MPALGGRTAIVTGGGHGVGRGIALSLAEAGAQLVICGRTPETLSAVRKEVEARGGVALDIVCDITRVADLERLVAATLERFGGINILVNNAAIVPHGTLLEIDDALVQAAWETGPVATLHLMRLCHPHLKGDGAIVNVSSGIAISGNAHRRGIYAATKAALNAISRAAANEWGPDGIRVNTIMPVARTEAVERFFADEPERAEAMLAAIPLGRVGDTEEDIGRAVAFIVSPDARYITGVTIPVDGGSSYIR; from the coding sequence ATGCCGGCACTTGGTGGACGTACTGCGATCGTTACCGGCGGGGGGCACGGCGTCGGGCGCGGCATTGCCTTGTCGCTTGCCGAGGCGGGGGCTCAGCTTGTCATCTGCGGCCGCACACCGGAAACCTTGAGTGCTGTACGAAAGGAGGTCGAGGCTAGGGGAGGCGTCGCGCTGGACATAGTGTGTGACATCACCCGCGTAGCCGATCTGGAGCGGCTGGTGGCGGCGACCCTGGAACGGTTCGGCGGCATTAATATCCTGGTTAACAATGCCGCTATCGTACCCCATGGGACGCTGCTGGAGATTGATGATGCGCTAGTGCAGGCGGCTTGGGAGACGGGCCCCGTTGCCACGCTTCATCTGATGCGCCTATGTCACCCACACCTCAAAGGCGATGGCGCGATTGTGAACGTTTCCTCGGGCATAGCCATCTCCGGCAACGCCCATCGGCGTGGCATCTATGCTGCGACAAAAGCGGCGCTCAACGCCATCTCTCGGGCCGCTGCCAACGAATGGGGACCGGATGGAATTCGGGTCAACACCATCATGCCTGTGGCGCGGACTGAGGCTGTGGAACGCTTCTTCGCGGATGAACCGGAGCGGGCAGAGGCCATGTTGGCCGCCATACCGCTGGGGCGGGTGGGTGATACCGAAGAGGATATCGGCCGCGCGGTGGCCTTCATCGTCAGCCCTGACGCCAGATACATTACCGGCGTGACTATCCCCGTCGATGGAGGCTCAAGCTATATCCGCTAG